The nucleotide sequence CGCGCGAGGTCAGTCCCACGTTGCCCGATTGGCTGATGGGCTCGGTCCAGCCGCTGACGGGCGTCGATATTCCCATAAACGGCCTGGTGGTCATGACCATCACGGTCATCCTGACGGCGGCGCTGCTGTTCGGGCTGTTCCGTTCCACCTGGGGCCTGCATGTGCGCGCCACCGTGCAGAACCGCGCGATGAGCGGCTCGGTGGGCATCGATACCCGCAAGGTGGATCGCGTGACGTTCGCCCTGGGCTGCGGCATCGCCGGCATCGCCGGCGCCGCCTTTACCACCATCGGTTCGACGGGGCCGACCAGCGGGTCCTTGTACATCGTCGATACCTTCCTGACGGTGGTGTTCGGGGGCGCGGCCAGCCTGTACGGCACGATCGCGTCGGCTTTCGTCATCGCCCAGACGCAATCGGTATCGGAGTTCTTCATGACCGGCTCGATGGCCAAGGTGCTGACCTTGTCCGCGGTGGTGGTCATCCTGATGCTGCGGCCGCAGGGTCTGTTCACGATCAAGGTCCGCAAGTAAGGCGGCAGGAGGCTGAGATGAAACGGGTCTACAAAAATGTGTTGGGCGGGCGCCAGGGCATGATAGGCCTGGCCATCCTGGCGGTGCTTATCTTCGCTGTCTTTCCGCTGTTGCTGGACGGCTTCCGCCTGAACCTGGTCGGCAAATACCTGACCTACGCCTTCGTGGCGCTGGGACTGGTGCTGTGCTGGGGCTATGGCGGGATATTGAGCCTGGGGCAAGGCGTGTTCTTCGGCATCGGCGGCTATTGCATGGCCATGTTCCTGAAGCTGGAGGCCTCTACCGTGGAGGCCACGAAAATCCAGTCCACGCCCGGCATCCCCGATTTCATGGACTGGAACCAGATCACCGCGCTGCCGTGGTTCTGGGTGCCGTTCAAGAGCTTCATTTTTACGCTGGTGGCGGTGCCCGTCGTGCCGGCCCTGCTGGCCCTGGTCATCGGCGTGGCGATGTTCAAGCGCCGCGTGGGCGATACCTACTTCGCCATCGTCAGCCAGGCCATCGCCCTGATCCTGTCGGTGCTGATCATCGGGCAGCAGGGCCTGACCGGCGGCGTCAACGGCATTACGGACCTGAAGACCCTGCTGGGCTGGGACATCCGCACCGATTCGGCGCGCGTCATCCTGTACTTCGTCAATGGCGCGCTGTTGTTCGCCTGCCTGCTGTTCGGCCGCTTTTTGCTGTCTTCCAAGCTGGGCAAGCTGCTGGTGGCCATGCGCGACAAAGAAGAACGCGTGCGCTTCTCGGGATACGACGTGGCCAGCTTCAAGGTGTTCGTGTTCTGCGTGGCGGCGGTGTTCTCGGCCATCGGCGGGGCAATGTTCACGCTGCAGGTGGGATTCATGTCGCCGTCCTTCGTCGGCATCGTGCCTTCGATCGAGATGGTGATCTTTGCCGCCGTGGGCGGCCGGCTGTCCCTGCTGGGGGCGGTGTACGGCACGCTGCTGGTGAACTTCGGCAAGAGCTATTTTTCCGAGAGCTTTCCGCAGCTGTGGCTGTTCCTGATGGGCGGCCTGTTCATCGCCGTGGTGATGGCCTTTCCCAATGGCCTGGCCGGGCTCTACGGCCGCTACGTGCAGCCGCGGCTGGCGCGGGCCCCGCGCGCCAAGGCCGTTCCGCCCGAGGGCGCTTCTTCCACGGAGGCCGCATGAATCCGCCCCTGATGAATACGCGGCCGGCGGGCGGGCGGGAATTCGCCCTGTACGTCGAAGGACTGACCGTGTCCTTCAACGGCTTCGTCGCCG is from Bordetella bronchialis and encodes:
- the urtC gene encoding urea ABC transporter permease subunit UrtC; translated protein: MKRVYKNVLGGRQGMIGLAILAVLIFAVFPLLLDGFRLNLVGKYLTYAFVALGLVLCWGYGGILSLGQGVFFGIGGYCMAMFLKLEASTVEATKIQSTPGIPDFMDWNQITALPWFWVPFKSFIFTLVAVPVVPALLALVIGVAMFKRRVGDTYFAIVSQAIALILSVLIIGQQGLTGGVNGITDLKTLLGWDIRTDSARVILYFVNGALLFACLLFGRFLLSSKLGKLLVAMRDKEERVRFSGYDVASFKVFVFCVAAVFSAIGGAMFTLQVGFMSPSFVGIVPSIEMVIFAAVGGRLSLLGAVYGTLLVNFGKSYFSESFPQLWLFLMGGLFIAVVMAFPNGLAGLYGRYVQPRLARAPRAKAVPPEGASSTEAA
- the urtB gene encoding urea ABC transporter permease subunit UrtB, encoding MESFSDLGAILLMQGFNGLSVFSVLLLMALGLAIIFGQMGVINMAHGEFLAVGAYTTYLFSELTQQYAPGAMPYYFFLAIAAAFAVTFALGWLVEWLMIRHLYRRPLDTLLATWGLSLVLQQALRSIFGPREVSPTLPDWLMGSVQPLTGVDIPINGLVVMTITVILTAALLFGLFRSTWGLHVRATVQNRAMSGSVGIDTRKVDRVTFALGCGIAGIAGAAFTTIGSTGPTSGSLYIVDTFLTVVFGGAASLYGTIASAFVIAQTQSVSEFFMTGSMAKVLTLSAVVVILMLRPQGLFTIKVRK